The following are encoded together in the Penicillium digitatum chromosome 3, complete sequence genome:
- a CDS encoding SNF2 family helicase, putative, producing the protein MDQPTESAAFLINEVPSEETPSETSNNSNNTQVRAEPDCPPNNLANVPDLEIGTPPAKPNEELRAFVPDSKVQDNDDPEPDNLSKGSEEGPLDETSSNERSDNELSSDEEFEFASDDQFPSDSDSGSSDDDGDFDPIDYITKPTKKRPRKEGKKKAKTSVALTEKVKDLMSSKILSTANANANASDVPGSQKKDKSKALAEVIAKLPKNDRLQAKKDVAELIESSKRFTPSAKIVTMNWEVRGLNTLLKHHQLKAAAWMLDRESSEEEPNGGLLCDEMGLGKTLTALAIIANEKFPPRSKAPTLIVVPRSLVAQWLDQISTHCVEKISKDVLEHFAGSQTRRQDVAKAMRQKRIVLTTYEQVCNSYPKLKPPVTIKTPEELEAWREEEFNCRVGPLHKVEWHRIVLDEAHSIKNKDSATSIAIRALNGKFKWALSGTPLHNGVGELYPYLHFIFTSERMEYQTFLKKYSKGLDQILETVLHRSTYSTQILGRPIVTLPGIINRVVEVELCQAERHLYREIQDVGIAMLTGLAQTKERPTRCILAVITMLRMFVSHPLLAQKFLEVVLNQGVIKALKAMAEEKGVAETPSGIIISLILAMGDKVAPRPKPPGSFSELLGIYHKHMMKVRKEEGVYAELSYKICPLCIETVKEYRPFVITSCYHLYCKGCFDGLPDQDGKIDTATRVCSSCKKPIEEAGYSDDSPKTSPKKGSPMKRKQSTPKPKGKNIFAKRPRSTFKKQVLHRDPSDDEWDEPVEDADDWVARIGNRMPSAKTTAILDLIAKWMKEDENVKIVIFVQFLKTVQILQYMFDEEGWEYAIITGKVSPTSRDQQIEKFGKDKDIKIMISSLKTGGVGLNLTMANKCILVDPWWNEAIQDQAYCRLYRIGQPRLVEYVQIVAKGSIDTWMINLQKEKTRNIHQLFSADSLKEILGFSGDIHEKPDGGFSILTSKENNHAHTWAQCVETGILNVVDSLEED; encoded by the exons ATGGATCAACCAACTGAAAGCGCTGCCTTCCTAATTAATGAGGTCCCATCGGAGGAGACCCCATCGGAGACTTCAAATAATTCCAATAATACGCAGGTGAGAGCTGAGCCAGACTGTCCACCAAACAATCTGGCCAACGTCCCAGATCTTGAAATCGGCACCCCACCTGCTAAGCCAAACGAGGAACTGCGCGCATTCGTCCCCGATTCAAAAGTGCAAGACAACGATGACCCCGAGCCAGATAATTTGTCCAAAGGGTCCGAAGAGGGACCGCTAGATGAAACAAGCTCAAACGAACGATCCGACAATGAGCTTTCTTCTGACGAGGAGTTCGAATTTGCCTCGGATGATCAGTTCCCGAGTGACTCCGACTCGGGGTCGTCTGACGATGATGGCGATTTTGATCCCATCGACTACATTACGAAGCCAACCAAGAAGAGGCCCcggaaagaaggaaaaaagaaggCCAAGACCTCAGTCGCCTTGACTGAGAAGGTCAAAGATCTGATGAGCAGCAAGATTCTGAGCACTGCAAACGCCAATGCAAATGCGAGCGATGTACCTGGGTCCCAGAAAAAGGACAAGTCGAAAGCGCTCGCGGAGGTGATTGCAAAGCTTCCAAAGAATGACCGATTGCAGGCCAAAAAAGACGTAGCTGAATTGATTGAGAGCTCCAAGAGGTTCACGCCTTCCGCGAAAATCGTCACCATGAACTGGGAGGTTAGGGGTCTCAACACTTTGCTGAAGCATCATCAG CTCAAGGCAGCTGCGTGGATG CTCGACCGCGAAAGCTCGGAGGAAGAGCCAAATGGAGGCTTGCTCTGCGACGAAATGGGCCTCGGGAAAACACTTACAGCTCTCG CAATTATCGCGAACGAAAAGTTCCCACCTCGTTCAAAAGCTCCCACCCTAATTGTTGTGCCGAGAAGTTTGGTTGCACAATG GCTCGATCAGATCTCTACGCATTGTGTAGAAAAGATAAGCAAGGACGTCCTCGAGCATTTTGCTGGTTCACAAACGAGACGGCAAGATGTCGCGAAGGCGATGCGACAAAAACGTATTGT GCTCACCACATATGAGCAAGTCTGCAATTCATATCCGAAGCTAAAGCCACCAGTTACGATCAAGACACCTGAAGAGCTGGAAGCCTGGCGGGAAGAAGAATTCAATTGCAGGGTTGGACCTCTCCACAAGGTTGAGTGGCACCGAATTGTCCTTGATG AAGCACATTCCATTAAGAACAAGGATTCCGCCACCTCGATTGCTATCCGAGCCCTGAATGGCAAATTCAAATGGGCTTTGAGTGGCACGCCTTTGCACAA CGGCGTGGGAGAACTATACCCATACCTCCATTTCATCTTTACGTCGGAAAGAATGGAGTATCAGACCTTCTTGAAGAAGTACTCTAAA GGGTTGGACCAAATTCTTGAGACCGTACTGCACCGCAGTACATACAGTACCCAGATACTTGGCAGGCCTATCGTGACACTTCCCGGCATTATTAACAGGGTTGTGGAGGTTGAGCTCTGCCAAGCTGAGAGGCACCTTTATCGAGAGATTCAAGATGTTGGCATTGCGATGCTCACTG GCTTGGCCCAAACGAAAGAACGGCCAACAAGATGCATCTTGGCCGTTATTACAATGCTGAGAATGTTTGTGAGCCACCCGCTCCTCGCTCAGAAGTTCCTCGAGGTCGTTCTTAATCAAGGTGTGATCAAAGCGCTCAAAGCTATGGCAGAAGAGAAAGGTGTTGCTGAGACCCCATCTGGAATCATCATCAGCTTGATTCTGGCTATGGGAGACAAGGTTGCCCCCCGACCAAAGCCTCCAGGAAGTTTTTCCGAGCTGCTTGGAATATATCACAAACACATGATGAAGGTCCGTAAAGAAGAGGGAGTGTATGCGGAGCTTTCGTACAAGATTTGCCCCCTTTGCATCGAGACTGTGAAGGAATACCGGCCGTTTGTTATCACATCCTGCTATCATCTTTACTGCAAAGGGTGCTTCGACGGACTTCCTGACCAAGACGGAAAAATTGACACTGCCACTCGAGTCTGCAGCTCCTGTAAGAAACCTATTGAGGAGGCTGGGTATTCCGATGATTCTCCAAAAACTTCACCAAAGAAGGGCTCGCCAATGAAGAGAAAGCAGTCCACGCCGAAGCCTAAGGGCAAGAATATCTTCGCGAAGCGTCCTCGATCAACATTCAAGAAACAAGTTCTGCATAGAGATCCTTCAGATGATGAGTGGGATGAGCCCGTTGAGGATGCGGATGATTGGGTCGCACGTATTGGCAATCGCATGCCTTCAGCAAAAACTACAGCGATTCTGGATCTCATCGCAAAGTGGatgaaagaagatgaaaacgtgaaaatcgtcatctttgTTCAGTTCCTGAAGACTGTTCAGATTCTTCAGTACATGTTCGATGAAGAGGGCTGGGAATACGCAATT ATTACAGGAAAGGTATCTCCCACCTCGCGTGATCAACAAATCGAGAAATTCGGCAAGGACAAAGACATCAAGATCATGATCTCTTCCCTGAAGACTGGTGGTGTCGGTCTCAATTTGACCATGGCGAACAAGTGCATCCTCGTGGATCCTTGGTGGAATGAAGCAATTCAAGACCAG GCGTACTGTCGTCTGTATCGCATTGGACAACCGCGCCTTGTGGAATACGTCCAGATTGTGGCTAAAGGATCGATTGACACATGGATGATCAATCtccagaaagaaaagaccCGCAATATCCATCAGCTGTTTAGTGCGGACTCGCTCAAGGAGATCCTCGGTTTCTCTGGGGATATCCATGAAAAGCCAGATGGTGGATTTTCCATTTTGACTAGCAAGGAAAACAACCATGCCCACACCTGGGCACAGTGTGTTGAAACAGGGATCCTTAACGTGGTGGATTCTTTGGAAGAGGATTAG
- a CDS encoding Helicase, C-terminal yields MKGSNEEEIHKDRAEMAQSQFKLSDRHLTFGLHDEIQDMSSTPSYPPAQSSGSEQSTSGQLNCPQIKKEFPKENEQGMKTWGRYKPLTVNQTPNIKQEPEIKVEPQEFNNAEQVQGRFMIDITEEVDDSIAQKRPMPRANFLMALHQHHKAVRKSIEKFECPVKSLFVQDDDSSRSISSNTSDPSLELGENDISGFNEYKKQFQSLRSPSIEQQIEDEKRKEEELERRRKIKTDRLCKLSVQLTSEPEPESENKSSPGSEAQSEPKDPPCKAQNETDLKKPAKGKLAITRVAKARVQKAKEIGLAQLLSKKGARKQPTPETEEAQAPGAKGQQKTYRYPPTAFYRLWRLGQQRDVECVMLMVNRSIDDWMEMTQKRKSNEISEVMSQSVLMDRKTIKKLLEMFGKVTDDPKVGFRVQLPSKDAWTAAPKATVKAISSGRSTRSVPAK; encoded by the exons ATGAAGGGCTCAAACGAAGAAGAAATCCACAAGGACAGAGCTGAAATGGCTCAGTCCCAGTTCAAACTGAGTGATCGCCACCTCACTTTCGGACTCCATGATGAGATCCAGGACATGTCTTCAACCCCGTCTTATCCTCCAGCACAGAGCTCGGGGAGTGAACAATCGACTTCTGGTCAATTGAACTGCCCGCAGATCAAGAAAGAGTTCCCCAAGGAGAATGAACAGGGCATGAAAACCTGGGGTAGATACAAGCCGTTGACCGTCAACCAAACACCCAATATCAAACAGGAACCAGAAATTAAGGTGGAACCCCAAGAGTTCAACAATGCAGAGCAAGTTCAAGGGCGTTTCATGATTGATATCACAGAAGAGGTCGACGATTCCATAGCTCAAAAACGGCCTATGCCGCGTGCCAATTTCTTGATGGCTCTCCACCAGCACCACAAGGCTGTGAGAAAGTCAATTGAAAAATTTGAATGCCCAGTTAAAAGCTTGTTCGTGCAAGACGATGATTCCTCACGTTCTATCAGCTCCAATACCAGCGACCCATCCCTCGAATtaggggaaaatgacattTCTGG attcaatgaatacaAGAAACAATTTCAAAGCCTGCGATCTCCTTCGATCGAACAGCAGATTGAGGATGAAAAgcggaaagaagaagagctcgaacgaagaagaaagattAAAACTGACAGGCTTTGTAAACTGAGTGTCCAACTGACATCGGAACCGGAGCCCGAGAGTGAGAACAAGTCCTCTCCTGGCTCGGAAGCACAGTCTGAACCCAAAGATCCTCCGTGCAAAGCGCAAAACGAGACAGATTTGAAGAAACCTGCTAAAGGAAAGCTCGCAATTACACGAGTCGCAAAAGCAAGGGTTCAAAAGGCCAAAGAAATTGGCCTTGCTCAGTTGCTTTCGAAGAAAGGGGCTCGAAAGCAACCTACGCCTGAAACCGAGGAAGCACAAGCACCTGGCGCAAAGGGACAGCAGAAGACATATCGATATCCGCCCACA GCGTTCTATCGTCTTTGGCGTCTTGGCCAACAGCGCGATGTCGAATGTGTCATGCTCATGGTCAACCGTTCCATTGATGATTGGATGGAGATGACCCAGAAGAGAAAATCCAATGAGATCAGTGAGGTCATGAGTCAAAGTGTGCTAATGGACCGAAAAACTATCAAAAAACTCCTGGAGATGTTTGGTAAAGTCACCGATGACCCAAAGGTCGGATTTAGGGTCCAGTTACCGTCCAAAGATGCGTGGACAGCCGCACCCAAAGCCACCGTCAAAGCTATTTCCAGCGGAAGATCTACTAGATCTGTGCCTGCTAAGTAA
- a CDS encoding Topoisomerase II-associated protein PAT1, with protein sequence MARRYEIDELIWLRGSPLVAKPSGLPPIEEWMPQPDSTTTQRKTHGTRDANNPAEPTATNRRPSFFEPKHISRGSNSEDIVLGPPKTAFASSRIGGKGSFDPTDRPAARPNDLDETKNERLNFRDKFFKDRDAPEKELDRREAKPGPLAARRGEREDWNSGRPRRTFGPDEQERKPRRNGEFDRWENKEGARDPIAERAPREKDGRFTNRKEGQPPRSKYEGSWFREEHSQEAADADEDKTPLRNREWRQNLTRNGNEREWNRGAKFEQEPEWLDANDRDEPRRAHTQEDFERWKERMKAGSGSSTQPEAHVEEKKEAHIEEQKPETRRTDGEIFSNSGAQFMSDESMERFFGLLGDSKAQPQTPEVSTPIAADPVAKKEPSPFPGKSGKSSRFAGLFSPMPESPAREPEPMPYFSAPPQHQPYQQAQPAPESMPFPSHNADQEGFQRILQMLGGQRSENSTPHEVGLPQQQRNIPMMHSEQQHTALSLSSPSREHPHRSDYRGAGPENPMAQVGPKDSQALERAHLLRLMQQVRVGPPPAGHLPQQSPNPGIAPPPGLMPEGMPRPPPGLSTQKAPTFLDDPAIANMQRPDSEHLRRRPANGPPMGFFDDMPFPQGNQGPMTPGGHITPGGSRPQGANQPPMLLQRPPGLEHLPPPGWTGQPVPQQGNVPSPMGPPGISTPGRSVNPNFPPGMLPMPGNPLPMNERQGFPRGLPPGMMPPPGYMNGPPPGFPPMPPNPEALMGLGPGAQVPFGPGNHGPQGPPPSSRHLLEMFGQVNGGDIRGGMVGPGQFR encoded by the exons ATGGCGCGACGGTACGAGATCGATGAGCTGATATGGCTCCGTGGCTCGCCCCTTGTCGCAAAGCCTTCTGGCCTACCTCCTATTGAAGAGTGGAT GCCTCAACCTGATTCAACAACCACACAACGCAAAACCCATGGCACTCGTGATGCCAACAATCCGGCTGAGCCTACTGCCACAAACAGAAGGCCTAGCTTTTTTGAACCCAAACACATCTCTCGGGGGTCCAATTCTG AGGACATTGTACTCGGCCCCCCGAAAACGGCCTTCGCTTCATCCCGCATTGGTGGCAAAGGCTCGTTCGATCCGACAGACCGACCAGCGGCGCGGCCCAACGACTTGGATGAAACAAAGAATGAACGACTCAATTTCAGAGATAAGTTTTTCAAGGACCGCGATGCTCCGGAGAAAGAGTTAGATCGACGGGAGGCCAAGCCAGGACCACTAGCTGCCCGgcgtggagagagagaagactGGAATTCCGGGCGCCCACGTCGCACCTTCGGCCCGGATGAACAGGAGCGCAAGCCCAGACGAAACGGCGAGTTTGACCGATGGGAAAACAAAGAAGGAGCCCGCGATCCTATTGCTGAACGTGCGCCCCGTGAGAAAGATGGCCGATTTACCAATCGGAAAGAAGGACAACCCCCACGATCCAAATATGAAGGAAGCTGGTTCCGCGAGGAACATTCCCAAGAGGCCGCTGATGCTGATGAAGATAAAACGCCTTTGCGCAACCGAGAATGGCGCCAAAATCTGACCCGAAACGGCAACGAACGTGAGTGGAACCGCGGCGCCAAATTTGAACAAGAACCTGAATGGCTTGATGCCAACGACCGAGACGAGCCACGACGAGCACATACTCAGGAGGACTTTGAGCGGTGGAAAGAGCGTATGAAGGCTGGATCTGGATCATCTACACAACCCGAGGCACATgtggaggagaagaaagaagcaCACATTGAAGAGCAAAAGCCGGAAACTCGCCGTACTGATGGTGAAATCTTCAGCAATTCCGGTGCTCAGTTCATGTCCGACGAATCGATGGAACGATTCTTCGGGCTCTTGGGTGATTCAAAGGCTCAGCCACAGACTCCAGAAGTCAGCACTCCCATCGCTGCCGATCCAGTCGCCAAAAAAGAACCTTCCCCCTTTCCCGGAAAGTCTGGAAAGTCATCTCGTTTTGCAGGTCTCTTCAGCCCCATGCCAGAGAGCCCTGCCAGAGAGCCCGAGCCGATGCCTTACTTCAGTGCCCCGCCCCAACATCAACCTTATCAACAGGCCCAGCCGGCGCCTGAAAGTATGCCTTTCCCATCCCACAATGCGGACCAAGAAGGCTTTCAACGCATTCTGCAGATGCTTGGTGGGCAACGTTCGGAGAATTCTACGCCCCACGAGGTGGGTTtgcctcagcagcaacggAACATTCCCATGATGCACTCCGAGCAGCAACATACCGCGCTATCTCTGTCATCTCCTTCCAGGGAACACCCCCACCGATCCGATTACAGGGGCGCTGGTCCCGAGAATCCTATGGCCCAAGTTGGCCCCAAGGATTCCCAGGCACTGGAGAGGGCGCACTTGCTTCGTTTGATGCAGCAAGTCAGAGTCGGTCCACCACCGGCGGGTCATTTACCACAGCAGTCTCCCAATCCGGGTATTGCCCCTCCTCCAGGTTTGATGCCAGAAGGCATGCCACGTCCTCCACCAGGGCTTTCTACTCAAAAGGCGCCCACTTTCCTTGATGACCCTGCAATTGCGAACATGCAGCGACCAGATAGCGAGCACCTCCGCCGGCGACCTGCAAATGGTCCGCCTATGGGATTCTTTGACGATATGCCGTTCCCTCAAGGTAATCAAGGCCCTATGACCCCGGGTGGTCATATTACCCCTGGTGGCTCGCGCCCTCAAGGCGCAAATCAACCTCCTATGCTGCTTCAGCGACCCCCGGGTCTTGAGCATCTGCCACCCCCTGGATGGACTGGCCAGCCTGTCCCGCAGCAAGGAAATGTACCAAGCCCTATGGGCCCTCCTGGAATATCCACACCGGGCCGCAGCGTGAACCCTAACTTCCCTCCTGGCATGCTTCCTATGCCCGGCAACCCGCTTCCAATGAATGAACGTCAAGGCTTTCCTCGCGGTCTGCCTCCAGGCATGATGCCACCTCCGGGTTATATGAACGGCCCTCCTCCTGGCTTCCCTCCCATGCCGCCAAACCCTGAGGCCCTGATGGGACTTGGTCCCGGTGCCCAGGTTCCCTTTGGACCTGGTAATCATGGCCCTCAGGGTCCTCCTCCCTCGTCTAGACACCTTCTGGAGATGTTCGGCCAGGTCAATGGCGGTGACATCCGTGGTGGCATGGTCGGCCCCGGCCAGTTCAGATAA
- a CDS encoding Copper-transporting ATPase, putative has translation MGRSCCGNTLNHADAVDKAVLKTPDSFSVNFGGGASSETSNQGNSSGNDDVQKNDKIKAADAWYQEPTDICKVKARRTACERGCCDDQSSETIGEMDVLSCGASASKEASCAGNSNPKAERLKRSVSFPDTSRSSESATSDEPTEAMCCEGKSSSPCCDESCLDRLALRECDKGSTTHCMEAAGNSLPSKSTPTEGAKLNRRACDRHNRSVREQYATKLMALGCVCRALLALGKESCCEPRKRSSLDKGQFSERPLRQSFPWISVESLRKVGTSTSRSPLRSTDHGETYKHKCGVKKSASQGCATKSCCKSNFTTSSDERIDLCNNKPGGKETQSPSGSCVDICCASKKYKKSGTVSIDPDLEGQAIGVEHVVLSISGMTCTGCETKLNRTLATVVGVKNLRTSLVLSRAEFDLDLNLSTVDFVMRHLERTTEFKCEIITNNGSAMDIFVSGDPNLIVNQAWPEGVSDISLIEKCTLRVSFDPEVVGARDLIEKHWGEIAKLAPICADPALAAGSKHVRHSGFMTLLSAVLTIPVLVMAWAPIPEREIAYSSTSLALATVIQVVIAGPFYPKALKALIFSRVIEMDLLIVLSTSAAYIFSVVSFGFLVAGSPLSTGQFFETSTLLVTLIMFGRYIATLARQKAVESISIRSLQTQTALLVDKSNSSEPREIDVRLLQYGDTFKVLPDVRIPTDGTVTSGSSEVNESMLTGESRPVEKSPKSRVIAGTINGSGSLYVKLTRLPGDNAINTVAAMVDEAKLSKPKIQELADKVASYFVPVIVGLTVITFAIWVAVGIAIQGKAGSEAIQGKAGSEATVQAVTYAITVLIVSCPCAIGLAVPMVVVICSGIAAERGVMFKSAYSIEVAHRASHVVLDKTGTLTQGKLSVAVEHHLGNGGASLSLLLGLVGDSKHPVSVAVSNHLRHKGVVATALSDIKSLTGRGVEAKLANQTLQAGNSRWLELSTQPLVQPVLTQGYTAFCFVINGALLAVFGLEDSLRADATHVVHTLQKRGVSVHVVSGDDEGAVQNVAIKLRIPESNVRARSSPADKQVYVKNLLGNCSDGDVPIVIFCGDGTNDAVALAQATIGVHMNEGSDVAQSAADIVLMRPNLSGLLTMMDASKVSVRRIKFNFAWSFIYNTFAVLLAAGAFVNARIPPQFAGLGELISVLPVIIAAVLLRWSKI, from the exons ATGGGACGCTCTTGCTGTGGAAACACGCTCAATCACGCAGATGCCGTTGACAAGGCTGTGTTAAAAACCCCAGATTCTTTCTCTGTGAATTTTGGTGGCGGTGCGTCATCGGAGACATCCAATCAAGGGAACTCGTCTGGAAACGACGATGTCCAAAAGAACGATAAAATTAAAGCCGCAGACGCCTGGTACCAGGAGCCTACCGATATTTGCAAGGTAAAGGCTCGACGCACGGCTTGCGAGAGAGGCTGTTGCGACGATCAGTCTAGCGAGACCATTGGTGAAATGGATGTCCTTTCTTGCGGTGCTTCTGCTTCTAAGGAAGCCAGTTGTGCAGGAAATTCGAACCCCAAAGCTGAAAGGCTAAAACGCAGTGTTTCATTTCCCGATACCTCACGGTCAAGCGAATCTGCGACTTCGGATGAACCTACCGAGGCAATGTGCTGCGAGGGCAAGTCTTCGTCGCCCTGCTGTGATGAAAGCTGCCTCGACCGCCTGGCTTTGCGTGAATGTGATAAGGGATCAACCACCCATTGCATGGAAGCAGCTGGAAACT CACTTCCTTCGAAATCGACCCCCACAGAAGGTGCAAAGCTCAACCGCAGAGCTTGCGATCGTCACAATCGCTCGGTTAGAGAGCAGTATGCGACTAAGCTTATGGCTCTCGGATGTGTCTGCCGTGCTCTTCTTGCGCTAGGTAAAGAATCATGCTGCGAGCCTCGAAAGCGCTCTTCTCTGGATAAGGGGCAATTCTCCGAACGACCACTGAGACAGTCTTTCCCGTGGATTTCGGTTGAATCTCTCCGCAAAGTCGGCACGTCTACAAGTCGATCGCCGCTTCGAAGTACCGACCATGGCGAAACGTACAAACATAAATGTGGTGTCAAAAAGAGTGCCAGTCAAGGTTGCGCTACCAAATCTTGCTGTAAATCCAACTTTACTACCTCCAGTGACGAACGCATCGATCTCTGTAACAACAAACCTGGGGGAAAAGAAACTCAGTCCCCGAGTGGCTCGTGCGTTGATATCTGCTGCGCCTCCAAAAAGTACAAAAAGAGCGGAACTGTTAGCATTGACCCTGATCTAGAGGGTCAGGCCATAGGTGTCGAGCATGTGGTTCTATCGATATCTGGTATGACTTGCACTGGCTGCGAGACGAAACTCAACAGAACCCTCGCAACAGTGGTAGGTGTTAAGAACCTGCGGACTAGTCTGGTTCTGTCTCGAGCAGAGTTCGACTTGGACCTCAATCTCTCTACTGTAGACTTTGTTATGAGGCACTTGGAGCGGACTACAGAGTTCAAATGTGAGATCATCACCAATAATGGGTCGGCTATGGATATATTTGTTTCTGGGGATCCAAATTTGATTGTCAACCAGGCTTGGCCGGAAGGCGTGAGTGACATATCGCTCATCGAAAAGTGTACTCTTCGCGTTTCCTTTGACCCGGAAGTGGTTGGGGCACGAGATCTCATTGAAAAACACTGGGGCGAGATTGCAAAACTTGCGCCCATCTGCGCTGACCCAGCACTCGCAGCTGGAAGCAAACATGTCCGCCATTCCGGTTTCATGACTCTCTTGTCTGCAGTCCTCACAATTCCAGTGTTAGTCATGGCATGGGCCCCCATCCCCGAGAGAGAAATCGCCTATAGCTCTACCTCGCTGGCTTTAGCTACTGTCATTCAGGTTGTGATAGCAGGGCCTTTTTACCCTAAAGCATTGAAGGCTCTTATCTTCTCGCGGGTCATTGAGATGGATCTTCTTATCGTGTTGAGTACCAGCGCGGCATACATCTTCTCTGTGGTCTCTTTCGGCTTTCTCGTCGCTGGTAGCCCTCTTTCCACTGGCCAGTTCTTCGAGACAAGCACCCTTCTGGTTACTTTGATCATGTTCGGAAGATATATCGCCACACTTGCCCGACAAAAAGCGGTGGAGTCAATCTCCATTCGGTCACTTCAGACACAGACAGCCCTTCTTGTAGACAAATCAAACTCTTCTGAGCCTCGGGAAATTGACGTTAGGCTACTGCAGTACGGAGACACTTTCAAAGTCCTTCCTGATGTCAGAATCCCGACCGACGGAACTGTAACATCTGGTTCATCGGAAGTAAACGAGTCCATGCTCACTGGAGAGTCCCGACCGGTTGAAAAAAGTCCGAAATCGCGTGTCATTGCAGGGACAATCAACGGGTCAGGAAGCCTGTATGTCAAGCTAACTCGCCTCCCGGGTGACAATGCTATTAACACTGTCGCCGCCATGGTCGATGAAGCCAAGCTTTCTAAGCCAAAGATCCAAGAACTTGCCGACAAGGTGGCTTCCTACTTCGTTCCAGTCATTGTTGGTTTAACCGTCATCACATTTGCCATTTGGGTGGCTGTCGGCATAGCAATACAAGGGAAGGCCGGTTCTGAAGCAATACAAGGGAAGGCCGGTTCTGAAGCAACCGTTCAGGCTGTCACCTACGCCATCACCGTGCTTATTGTCTCCTGTCCTTGCGCCATTGGTCTCGCCGTACCGATGGTGGTTGTAATCTGCAGCGGTATCGCGGCGGAGCGAGGTGTGATGTTCAAATCTGCATATTCCATCGAAGTCGCGCATAGGGCCTCCCACGTGGTCCTTGACAAGACAGGAACCCTTACTCAGGGAAAGCTCAGCGTAGCCGTTGAGCACCACCTTGGAAATGGTGGAGCATCTCTGTCACTTCTTTTAGGCCTAGTTGGCGACAGCAAGCACCCGGTTTCGGTTGCTGTTAGTAATCATCTTAGGCACAAGGGAGTTGTTGCAACGGCTCTCTCCGACATCAAAAGCCTAACCGGCCGAGGTGTCGAAGCGAAACTAGCTAATCAAACGCTACAAGCTGGGAATTCTCGCTGGCTAGAGCTTTCCACTCAACCCTTGGTGCAGCCGGTGCTTACACAAGGCTACACCGCGTTCTGCTTCGTCATTAACGGGGCGCTACTTGCGGTCTTTGGTCTCGAAGACTCTCTCCGAGCCGATGCAACCCACGTAGTTCATACTCTACAGAAACGCGGCGTCTCAGTTCATGTGGTATCGGGTGATGACGAAGGCGCCGTGCAGAATGTGGCCATAAAGTTAAGAATCCCTGAGAGTAACGTTCGTGCTCGGAGCTCTCCAGCAGATAAACAAGTTTATGTCAAAAATCTCCTGGGCAATTGTTCAGATGGTGATGTGCCGATTGTCATCTTTTGCGGAGATGGCACCAATGATGCCGTGGCACTCGCGCAAGCAACCATCGGTGTTCACATGAACGAAGGCAGTGATGTTGCTCAGTCTGCAGCTGATATTGTGCTTATGCGTCCAAATCTGTCTGGTCTTCTCACCATGATGGATGCTAGCAAGGTCTCTGTGAGACGCATCAAATTCAACTTTGCTTGGAGCTTTATCTACAACACATTCGCCGTACTCCTTGCAGCCGGGGCCTTTGTGAATGCCCGAATTCCGCCTCAGTTTGCGGGGCTGGGGGAGCTAATCAGCGTGCTGCCCGTCATCATCGCTGCTGTGCTTTTGAGATGGTCTAAAATCTAG